The sequence GTTTGTGGTccaggcagcacccagccctgcctgggaaGCTGCCACTGCGCCTGCTGTGGCGCAGCACTGGGCACCTCGCCCCGCTCAGGCCCCAGTCCAGAACAGCTCTCCCCCACCAGCAGCAAGGGTACAAGCCGGCAGCATTAATGGGCTCCAGCCCATCTTGCACCGCTTGCGTGCCTAATTGGCTTGCAGGCGTCACGAAGCGACACCTCGTGCACACGGCAGGGAACCTGCTCCTATGAGCCCTTCCAGAGGGGTCCCACACAGGGCGCtggcagcagtggcagctgACCCCGCAGGAGAAGGCACTGACCCCAGCCTACCTCGTCACCAGCCCAGCCACCCCTGCTCTTGCAGACGGGGCCCCAGCACCTTCGTGCTGCACCGTGCTCCTCTCAGCCCAGAGCAGCGTCCTGCCTGACCCCTCTCCTCACCAAGCGGaccagaggagagaggaggtaaCTGGCAGCACCTGGGGGAGGCAACCCGTGGGGGCTCCTCGCACAGCCAGGCACCATCTGCATCTCACCTTTGAGCCGCCCGGTGCCCTGGCAGCACTGTCCTCTCCCCCCAGAGCACCCAGACCAAGACCttgctgtggctgctgggggAGGCGAGTGCTGGTCTtcctcccacagcagcaggcTCGCCTGCCTGCATGCTGGTGGCTATGTGGGGCTGCAGCCAAGTCTCTGTGCTCCGAGGGACCCCAGCACTAACCAGGCACCCTAACCTGGGGTGAGGGGCCCAAGCTcaggccggggggggccgcagAGCGCCAGCCAAGGGCTGGGTGGCCACAGTACCTGCTGAAGCACCAGCCTGGTTGGCCATCCTGCTGGCGGCAGATGCACTGGGGGAGACGGATGGTCCTCGGGGTGGGTGAGGTTGGACAAGACAGCCTGGAAATGGAGGGGCTGGCAGGTGTTGAGCAGAGAGGGGCAAGAGGAGATGGGGCGGTGTGTCGGGCACGGGGGCAGGAATGGCCAGGACAGAGGATGAGTGCGCGGGCGGGATGGCAGCAGGGGAGAGCAAGGGGAGCAGATGAGTGTGACGTGAAATCACAAGACATGGCTGGCTGCCAGACGGATACCTCCCGCACCAGGTGCTCCCTCCCCACTCCTCCTGTCCCATCAGCTGGGGTCACCATGCCCCATGAGCCGAGAGCTGGACAGGCCCAGCGTGACAGACAAAGAGGGACAGCAACCACAGCACACACCTCCTTCTGCCACCCACTCGTGCTGCTCTTCGGCACAGCAGGCTGTGAGCAAACGCACACGTCCTCTCCGCCTGTGCAAATCCACTCACTCAAGCCTAGCACAGCACGGAGCAGCTGTCCGCTGCGGAAGAGCCCACTGGGGCAAGTCAGGGGACAGAGACTCGTGTGAAATAGGACCATGAGGGACTGAGGGCGAGAGACACGGCTGTGCCAGAGCTGCCTCGGCAGTGCCAACTTGgcccagcccagcaccaccaACGCTCACTGTGGACCCACTGGGCCACCGCTGCCTCATGCCTGGGCAGACCTCcctggggggtgtggggagcagcagggcccTGGGGCTGTGACACTCTTGCTCACACCGCTGCCTGGCAGGCAGGACGCTCGCAGCTGGGCCTTGCCACCAGGAACACCCGCAACCCCAGAACCAGCCTGAgcaacaagaaaaggaaatgagcGGAGAGAGTAGGGCTCAGAGCCGCCCTGCCCCGTCCCACCACGGGCAGGCCATCCCCGACACAACCACCGGCACCAGCGCATCCCCAGAGCTCCCCAGGACCAGAGAAGAGGTGGAACACTGGAGTCTTTCCTCACCACTGGAGGAAGAGCCCGAGAGCTGCTGTGCCTCAGTACGCTGTAAAGCCCAGGCACCACAAGCCACTACCTGTGGCCCCGGGGTCCGCCACGCGACCGGCTGGGCCCTCCCCAGCAGGAGGCCCCACACCTGCAAGAGAGGGGAGCACCCAGGGCCCAGCCCTCCCATGGCACCCCATGCAGCCTCCCTGTTAGTTATGGCATTCAGGGAGCACCAGAGGAGCGGGGTTAGGGGGTGGCGGCCCCTCCAGTCCCAGGCAGCCAGGCTCTACCAGCCCATCAGCAGGGCCCAAGCCCGccagggaagaaagggaaggagccGCCTTGCACTGGCAGGAGCCGCCATCCCGGGGAGGAGGCATTGTACCGCATGGTTGAGGCTCGAGACAGAGCTTCGGCCTGTGCACAGGACCCTCCGCAAGGCCCGGCCGGGGGTcagccctccctgcctggcACCACCACAGGCCGTGCCCCAACAGAGGGACCAGGCTCCTGGGCCCTGTGGCTCTAGCAGcacacctccctccccacaggcTCCCACAGCTCGACAAGGAACAAGAGGGTGCTGAGGCGAGCTGTGGCGTGCTTCCCATGATGGAGCCTCTCCATCCCACCTCTGCCGTCACGTGAGGAGCAGCACTGCCCTCGGCAGGCAGCCCCAGCTTtcccccactgccccagccccaTCTGCGCAAGCCTGTGCCACGGTCCAGCCTACCTTTGATGGTGCTGGTGGGGATGATGCCTTCAGCTGTACCCCCGTAGCCGCCAGAGACGATGCTGGTTTCATTGAGGTTGGGCCCTGATACCATCACCTGCTGCAGGTCCTGGAGCGGAGGGAGGAGCACAGGCAGCTGAGGTGCAGAGCCGGGACGCACAGCTGAGAGGATGGCCCGGCCCTGAAGCAGAGGGCCTGGGGCAGAGCGGCatggccctgccctgccctgcccacccCACACAGCCCAAAAAACAACATCCCAGAGTCCAGCACATCCCCACCCGGCCCCAGCCACAAACCTGCTCCAAGCCGTCATCCTCTGGCAGGCTGCCCGTGTCCCCGTTGCTGCTGATAGGGATCTCCATGGTGGCGGCCTTGCTCATGATCCCGTCTGACATCCTCAGGGCCTGCAAGGACACAGACGCTCTACTGGAGCCTGGGGACCAGGCAGAGACAGAGACCACCCCCGTGCGGCTGGGGTCCCGGGGCTTCACCCAGCCAGGGAAATCCCAGGCTTCCCAGGCCAGGAGCCCATGGGGCCAAGGCCTGGGCTGAGCTCCCGATGGCCAGGGAGCAGGCGGAGGACAGCAGGCAGCTGGACCCACGCTGGCAGCCGCATGCACTGAGCAGCCTCTACGGCCGCTGCACGGCACGGCATTCCCTCGGGACACGccgccccggccctgcccgcagcctCCCGGCTCTGAGAACGCTCCTGGCGGAGCCGCACATCCCAGAGAagccagccccagctctggCTCACGGTACCGGAGCACGGCTGGCGCGTTCCCTCCCGCCCCTTCAGCCCACGGCTCGCACGTTTTGGAGAAGAGATGGTTCTCCCCCGCCCCTCACGGATCTCCGGGGCGCAGCAGCGGTCCGTCTGTCCCGGCTGGGTGGCAGACCATGCCCCGGGACAACCGGGGCTTTGCAGCAGACCAGCTCCTGGCCCAGAGCCCGGGAAAAGGGAGCCAAGAGCCACGTCGGCAAGCCAGGCTGCGCACCggagggaggagcagcagcgAGGGCCCCGCTGCGCCCAGACCGGTCCAAGCACATTCCCGGGCAGGTGGCTCCGGGCACCCCACAGGGGCCGTTAGCCGCCTGCCCTGGCGGGGCCGCAGCCCCGACGGCGGCCGGACCCCCGGGAGAGGGCCCTACCCCGCCTGGAGGGGACGAGGCCCGCGTGCCGACAACGCGGCTCCCCCCCGCGGCAGCCCCCGCGCCTGGGGAACCGCCCCCGCAAcagctccccccccctccccgcccggccccggcgcggaGAGACGAGCGCACGGGAGGAGACGGGGCCGGCGGTCGCCCAAGGGCTCTCCGCTGGGAGACGGCGGGCAGCCCGGGGAGCGCCCGGCCCCCGGCggcccccccctgccccgcaggCCGGGCTCACCTgcccgggcacccgcccgcccTCCCGGGCACCCGGCGGCCCCGCTTCCTCCACCGgtgcccccggcccggccccccaCCCGCAGCTCGGGAGCCCCGCTCCGCCTCGGCCCGGGACGCGCCGGAAGCCGCGTCACCGCCGCCCGCGGGGGCCGCCGGGAGACGGGCCGGACGTAGCGTCACCGGCGGGCGGTGGCGCCGGGCGGAAGCGGGGCGGAAGAGCCCTTCCCGCCCGGAAGCGCCGCCTCGGAGCCCCGGCGGCCCGGGGTGGCGCGGCCCCGCCGAGGGCGGCAGGGCCGGGCAGACTCAGCCCTCCCCCGCCCTGGGCATGGAGCCAGGCGCcgagcaccagcagcagctccgcaGCGTgagggcggccggggccggggctggcgggggctCGGCTgagggcccggggggggggtcgggccggCTGGGCTGGTGGGGGCCTGGgcgctgcggggaggggggccggGTTGGCGGGGGTCCTGGGGTGAGCGTGTGCCGGTGCCGCCTCTCTTCCAGCTGCGGGACTTCCTGCTGGTCTACAACCGGATGACCGAGCTCTGCTTCCGCCACTGCGTCTCCAACCTCAACTACCGCCTGCTCACCGGGCGCGAGGTGAggccccggggctgcccgggggcgGCCAGAGCCCACGGTCCGGCGGGCAGGCCCCGCCTGGAGCCCCCCTCGCCGCTCTGATCCTCCCCGTCCCACAGGAGACGTGCCTCGAGAGCTGCGCCGGCAAGCTGGTCCACGCCAACCACCGCTTGATGCGTGCCTACGTGGCACTGATGCCCTCCCTCGTGCAGCGCCGTGCTTCCGACTATGAGGCCAGCGCAGCCCAGGCGTCCCAGATCCCGGCCACGGAGggaccggcggcggcggcagcgatGCCTGCCCTgccgggggctgggggaccAGGAACCGCTCCTGACCCGCTGGCAGCTCCTGGCCCCGGCAGACCCTCGCAAGGGGCTCCGGGTGCTGGCACGTAGCACAGCTGTCATCCTGGGTCGCACCTTCCGACGACGGCAGCGGTGGGCCGGGTGGCGACAGGACGGAGCCAGGCCCCGTGTTACTGGCGGGAGAAGTAACGTCTCGGTGCTGTGGTGCGATCTGGGCCTCCGCGTGCTGCCGGCAGCCCTGGGCCGGAGCTGCAGATCCACTCTGCGCCCAGACCTGGCCTTGAGCGTCTGCGTCCTCTAGAGCGTCAGCATCGAGAGCCTCCTGGCAGTGGCCAAGCCTGTTCTGTgccggctggggctggtggggggtgTGGAGGGCaccaaaaaagaaatggcagtgTCTGTCCTTCCAGCCAGGGGAGTTCCCTCCTGAACTGTGTCCTAACAGCTCCTGCGCTGGGTTTTCCTGCTCCAGACCTGGGGCGCTAGTATTGCAAGGAAATGGTTTCCTAGtgctaataaaacattttttcattaacGTTTTGCTGTTAATGTGTCGTGAGGGTGAGTAGAGCCATGGCCCCACTGGTCCCTCCTGGACGGTGCACCCCATGGGGGCAAGGGCCGCTCTCCCTGGGGCGCAGGGTTGGTGTTGCTCGTTCTGGGAGCCCTTTTGGAGTCCTTCCCCACTTTGGCTGTTGGCATCAGAACAGGCTGCAGGGTATGGCTCTGTGGGTGCGAGCCCTTCCTCAGTGAGGCAGCAGAAACATCCTCGTGGAGCACAGCCAGGTCTGGCCCTGGGTACAACAAGGAGGTGGTGGAGGCAGCTGAACCCAGTGGGCTTCAGAGTGGGGTCAGTTCAAGGCTGTGGCGGCTTGGGGCTTGCCAGGTCCAGCCACTGAGGCCAAGTGCTTTCCCGGGTGGTGCAGGGCACGCCGGCAGCGGTGGTGCGGTGGTGCAGCCCCCCGGGCCACGCTGCAACGTCAGGACCAGCCAATGTTGTGTTCTTGTGCAGCAAGTTGGGACAGTCCGGTACTTCCTTATCCCAACTACAGTACAGTGAGTCAGGACAATTAGGCACCCCCCAACTGCACCTTGGGCTCCTGTTGCCTGGATCTGTACCTGAGACTCCTGCTGTCTGCGTTGTGACTCACTTTTGTCATTGCCTGACAAGAATTAATGGCTAGAATGGAATTACACCGACCAAAGCCAGTCATCTCATGAACTGATAAACAGCGGTCCCAAGTGaggccctttgagctctcctggactgcAGCGGGCTGTGACCAGCATCTCCCACTGAGGGGGTGCTTCTTGGAGCTCGTGGACTCTCCAGTTTGCAAAAATCGGAGGACCGTTGCTGAAAGCTGACAACGGGACCTGGGCTGATACCCTTTGCCCGTTGAAGCTCAACCCTTTGCCTGCTGAGAAATGCTGAGGCATTTGACATGAATGTTGCACGGAATGAAAGGgtaatttttaacaggtatacctctGTTTGTATATACCTATATCTATCTCTTAGTGTCTGTCTGCGTGCGTGTGTGAATTGACCTGGGTATCCGATAGTAGGTATAGTATAAATATTGCCCTTTCGAATCTATAATTAAGCCACTGTTGTGATTGTAGTAAATACTATTGAATCactttgtaaatgttaaattaGTCAAGGATTAAGTGCTGCTAAATCTTGCGATCCTCCTTAAACTGTGGATGAATCTTagatggctgctgctgcacacaTATAATCCCTTAGAACATAAACCGTtgcccaagtctgggactaggagtggatccagccacacctAAGGTCCttcaggagtttagaaagcaagggcGTCTTCcctgaaccttgtgactcaatggGGGGGGCTTCTCCTAC comes from Buteo buteo chromosome 18, bButBut1.hap1.1, whole genome shotgun sequence and encodes:
- the TIMM10B gene encoding mitochondrial import inner membrane translocase subunit Tim10 B, which gives rise to MEPGAEHQQQLRSLRDFLLVYNRMTELCFRHCVSNLNYRLLTGREETCLESCAGKLVHANHRLMRAYVALMPSLVQRRASDYEASAAQASQIPATEGPAAAAAMPALPGAGGPGTAPDPLAAPGPGRPSQGAPGAGT